In Corylus avellana chromosome ca2, CavTom2PMs-1.0, the following proteins share a genomic window:
- the LOC132170210 gene encoding phytochrome E, which yields MGVGGGERGTTTFSSSAASNNNIMRPNTTNTNTNDRRDKAIVQYNADAGLMAEFEQSAVSGKSFNYSRSVLHAPQSVPEEQIIAYLSRIQRGGTIQPFGCMLAIEEPTFRIIGYSENCVRLLGLDSQFESKELKGLIGVDARTLFSPSSGASLTKAASSREISLLNPIWVYPRSIQKPFYAILHRIDVGIVIDLEPAQSGDPALSLAGAVQSQKLAVRAISRLQSLPGGNIGVLCDTVVEDVQKLTGYDRVMVYKFHDDDHGEVVSEIRRSDLEPYLGLHYPATDIPQAARFLFKQNRVRMICDCHANPVRVIQSKELKQPLCLVNSTLRSPHGCHMQYMGNMGSLASLAMAIIINGNDSSKLWGLVVCHHTSSRYVPFPLRYACEFLMQAFGIQLYMELQLASQLVEKKILRTQTLLCDMLLRDAPFGIVTQSPSIMDLVKCDGAALYYGGKCWSLGVTPTESQVKDIVEWLLTNHGDSTGLSTDSLANAGYLGAALLGDEVCGMATARITSKDFLFWFRSHTAKEVKWGGAKHHPEDKDDNGKMHPRSSFIAFLEVAKSRSMPWEVSEINAIHSLQLIMRDSFQDMEDNSSKALNNIEQNDTEMQGMDELSSVACEMVRLIESATVPIFGVDSAGLINGWNGKVAELTGLQASDAMGKPLVNEIVHEDSRKTVEYLIRRALRGEEDKNIELRLRNFGLDQQKSIVYIMANTCTSRDYTNNIVGVCFVGQDITCEKEVMDKFIRLQGDYKAIIQSLNPLIPPIFASDENACCSEWNAAMEKLTGFRREEVMGKMLPGEIFGGFCQLKGQDTLTKFMILLYRGISGQDTEKFPYGFFDKNGKFVEVFLTANKRTDAGGNVVGCFCFLQIVVPDLQLALEGCREEDREEFSKLKELAYIRQEMKNPLNGIRFTHRLLENTTVSEHQKQFLDISDACERQIMTIIEDMDFRSMEEGSSQLNMEEFLLGNVLDAIVSQVMILLRERSLQLFHEVPDEMRTLSLYGDKIRLQLVLADFLLNVVHHTPSPDGWVQIKISPGLKLIQDGNEFIRLQFRMSHPGQGLPSALIQDMFEGGNQWTTQEGLGLNLSRKLLNRMNGQVHYVREHNKCYFLIDLELKQAKKAKEGNRQLKAG from the exons ATGGGGGTGGGAGGCGGAGAGAGAGGCACAACAACCTTCTCGTCTTCAGCTGCAAGCAACAACAACATCATGAGGCCCAACaccaccaacaccaacaccaacgACAGAAGAGACAAAGCAATTGTTCAGTACAATGCTGACGCTGGGCTCATGGCTGAGTTTGAGCAGTCGGCGGTGTCTGGTAAGTCTTTTAACTACTCTAGATCAGTATTGCATGCTCCACAATCTGTGCCTGAAGAACAAATAATTGCATATCTGTCTCGAATCCAAAGGGGTGGTACGATTCAGCCCTTTGGTTGTATGCTGGCGATTGAGGAACCCACTTTTAGAATTATCGGTTATAGTGAGAATTGCGTGCGATTGTTGGGTTTAGACAGCCAATTTGAGTCAAAAGAATTAAAGGGTCTGATTGGGGTCGATGCTAGAACCTTGTTTAGCCCTTCTTCGGGGGCTTCGTTGACAAAAGCTGCCTCATCTAGAGAGATTTCACTGTTAAACCCCATTTGGGTCTACCCTAGGAGTATCCAGAAGCCATTTTATGCTATACTGCATAGAATTGATGTGGGAATTGTCATTGATTTGGAGCCTGCACAGTCGGGTGATCCCGCATTGTCCCTTGCGGGGGCAGTGCAGTCGCAGAAACTGGCTGTGCGGGCAATATCTAGGCTGCAGTCACTCCCGGGGGGAAATATTGGTGTGTTATGTGATACAGTTGTGGAGGATGTTCAAAAGCTCACTGGGTATGACAGGGTTATGGTCTATAAGTTCCATGATGATGATCATGGCGAAGTTGTATCTGAAATCAGAAGGTCAGATTTAGAACCGTACTTGGGTTTACATTATCCTGCTACGGATATCCCTCAAGCTGCTCGCTTCTTATTCAAGCAAAATCGAGTGCGGATGATTTGTGATTGCCATGCAAATCCCGTTAGGGTCATTCAAAGTAAAGAACTAAAGCAGCCTCTTTGTTTGGTCAATTCAACACTGCGGTCACCTCATGGCTGCCACATGCAATATATGGGTAATATGGGCTCCCTTGCCTCATTGGCGATGGCAATTATTATCAATGGTAATGACTCATCGAAGCTTTGGGGGTTGGTCGTGTGCCACCACACTTCCTCCCGCTATGTTCCTTTTCCCCTTCGCTATGCTTGTGAGTTCCTTATGCAGGCATTTGGAATTCAGCTATACATGGAGCTTCAATTGGCATCACAATTGGTGGAGAAGAAAATTCTCAGGACACAAACCTTACTATGTGACATGCTGCTCAGGGATGCCCCATTTGGTATTGTGACACAATCTCCTAGTATCATGGATCTAGTTAAGTGTGATGGGGCTGCATTGTATTATGGCGGGAAATGTTGGTCATTGGGTGTAACTCCAACTGAATCACAGGTGAAAGATATTGTGGAGTGGCTGCTCACTAATCATGGAGATTCCACAGGGCTGAGTACTGATAGTTTGGCCAATGCTGGTTACCTTGGTGCTGCTTTACTAGGTGATGAAGTTTGTGGCATGGCTACTGCAAGAATCACTTCCAAGGATTTCTTGTTCTGGTTCAGGTCTCACACTgcaaaggaagtaaaatggggAGGAGCTAAGCATCATCCAGAGGATAAAGATGACAACGGAAAAATGCACCCTAGATCGTCATTTATAGCTTTTCTTGAAGTAGCAAAAAGTAGAAGTATGCCTTGGGAGGTTTCAGAAATTAATGCTATTCATTCTCTGCAACTTATTATGAGAGACTCATTTCAGGATATGGAGGACAACAGTTCTAAGGCATTAAATAACATTGAGCAGAATGATACTGAGATGCAGGGGATGGATGAACTCAGTTCAGTGGCATGTGAAATGGTTAGATTGATTGAGTCAGCAACAGTTCCTATTTTTGGGGTTGATTCAGCTGGTCTCATCAATGGATGGAATGGAAAAGTTGCTGAATTGACAGGACTGCAAGCTAGTGACGCCATGGGGAAGCCCCTGGTCAATGAAATTGTTCATGAGGACTCACGTAAAACTGTTGAATATCTTATACGCAGAGCTTTGCGAG GTGAGGAGGACAAAAACATAGAGTTAAGATTGAGGAACTTTGGGCTTGATCAGCAAAAGTCAATTGTTTACATTATGGCCAATACCTGCACAAGCAGGGATTACACAAACAATATTGTTGGGGTGTGCTTTGTGGGTCAAGATATTACATGTGAGAAAGAAGTTATGGATAAGTTTATCCGTTTGCAAGGGGATTATAAGGCTATCATACAAAGTCTGAATCCATTGATTCCACCCATATTTGCTTCTGATGAGAATGCCTGCTGCTCGGAATGGAATGCAGCCATGGAAAAACTAACTGGTTTTAGGAGAGAAGAAGTTATGGGTAAAATGCTTCCTGGGGAAATCTTTGGAGGATTCTGTCAGCTGAAAGGTCAAGATACACTAACTAAGTTCATGATTTTATTATATCGAGGAATTAGTGGTCAAGATACCGAGAAGTTCCCTTATGGGTTTTTtgataaaaatggaaaatttgtaGAGGTATTCTTAACAGCAAACAAGAGGACTGATGCAGGTGGCAATGTAGTTGGCTGTTTCTGCTTCTTACAGATTGTTGTTCCTGACCTGCAGCTGGCCTTAGAAGGATGCAGGGAAGAGGATAGagaagaattttcaaaattgaaggAGTTGGCTTACATACGACAAGAGATGAAAAATCCTCTAAATGGTATTCGCTTTACCCACAGACTCCTCGAAAATACAACTGTTTCAGAACATCAGAAGCAATTTCTTGACATTAGTGATGCATGTGAAAGACAGATCATGACAATCATCGAGGATATGGATTTCAGAAGTATGGAGGAAGG TAGCTCGCAGCTAAACATGGAAGAATTTCTCTTGGGAAATGTTTTGGATGCCATTGTTAGTCAAGTCATGATCTTGCTGAGAGAAAGGAGCTTACAGCTTTTTCATGAGGTTCCAGATGAAATGAGAACACTATCTCTATATGGCGATAAAATTAGGCTTCAACTGGTCCTGGCAGATTTCTTGCTTAATGTGGTGCATCATACACCTTCTCCTGATGGCTGGGTGCAGATCAAAATTTCACCTGGTTTGAAGCTTATACAGGATGGCAATGAATTTATTCGTTTACAATTCAG AATGAGTCACCCTGGCCAAGGCCTTCCTTCTGCTCTTATCCAAGACATGTTTGAGGGAGGAAACCAGTGGACAACACAGGAAGGCTTAGGTCTCAACCTCTCTCGGAAACTTCTCAACAGGATGAATGGTCAGGTTCATTATGTTAGAGAGCATAATAAATGTTATTTCCTCATTGATCTTGAACTTAAACAAGCAAAGAAAGCTAAAGAGGGTAACAGGCAGTTAAAAGCAGGATGA